In Glandiceps talaboti chromosome 16, keGlaTala1.1, whole genome shotgun sequence, a single window of DNA contains:
- the LOC144447717 gene encoding disintegrin and metalloproteinase domain-containing protein 10-like, whose amino-acid sequence MTSLQCTKRENEVLIFGLQPHKLDGLVTLLKDKTTEIPIHPHISNYEPLNYETIKIPNYETSRQRRDSEPDGDFIVRINFSAFNRNFKLSLCRNRQMFHPEAILSIIGKDKVRSKPIDHESANVFKGILQDEPKTSVVHGHIIDGVFDGVIKTREEVYHMEPVGRFLNTTVNFHSVIYKDTDIQWNNIRTKTAKNIKDKFQKKLRAIQMSTMPIDNEKEENIFHLFEQNISNLKNGEEKFDSFLDLTSEQRKKLYRHDYMGSHGNMTTHGNTTSRHTRSAMTNSEIMKTCLIYLVADHTFYQDVAGSNSAAALSEMAYIIQEADSVYRATDFNGDGKGDNIGFSIAGVTIFTHATSKYYKLSDIRMPTEDILNKFSEYNFNGYCLGILFTNRDFSGGVLGLAWIGYSTWSGPAGGICQPRVLVTSDYKRRSMNTVVVTLRNYGGRIPQRVTAVSVMHEIGHSFGAQHDPFTPECSPGGVYGNYLMYSFATEGNKPNNRVFSECSKARISPVIMVKGRRCLQVYEGPQCGNRVVEDGEECDCGTAVECFFTDSCCTPKGGQANSVECTPKAGAQCSPKQSVCCSDDCNVIPSDVNYQCKPRTECTEPSYCNGIDGSCPVESLHPNGSVCDDNYGRCFNGECTLTPCYDLGLDDCQCHYNLSIFCHLCCQVNDSCVSAESLGLVGIDGNLLKRPAGHACANFTGYCTSDGVCASVDSEGALTRLSNLFAMNSADGATEWLQNNWYYVLVGLIAVILVAFASIVTYRKGRSDRSMAYATGRMTAIVRDAETRLDDINRRIEVSHENETREEIEEAKKEFDGKVDVVTAVGRLSAFFPTASRNILMETVNVSVSEEDAVKTMIIRGYPIKRSDIKT is encoded by the exons ATGACTtctttacaatgtacaaagaGAGAAAATGAGG TACTCATATTTGGTCTGCAGCCCCACAAGTTAGATGGCCTTGTCACATTATTGAAAG ATAAAACAACTGAGATACCTATTCACcctcatatttcaaattatgaaCCATTGAATTATGAAACTATCAAAATTCCAAACTATGAAACTTCAAGACAAAGACGAGATTCAGAACCAGATGGAGATTTTATTGTTAGAATAAATTTCAGTGCATTCAACAG GAATTTTAAATTAAGTTTATGTCGGAATAGACAAATGTTCCACCCTGAAGCAATATTGTCCATCATTGGTAAAGATAAAGTCCGGTCTAAACCAATAGACCATGAGTCTGCTAATGTTTTTAAAGGGATTTTGCAAG atGAACCCAAAACTTCTGTTGTTCATGGACATATTATAGATGGTGTATTTGATGGAGTAATTAAGACTAGAGAGGAAGTTTACCACATGGAACCTGTAGGAAGATTCCTCAACACTACAGTGAATTTTCATTCTGTGATTTACAAAGACACTGATATCCAGTGGAATAATATCAGGACAAAGACAGCTAAGAACATAAAAGATAAATTCCAAAAGAAGCTTCGTGCAATTCAGATGTCCACGATGCCAATTGATAACGAGAAAGAAGAAAATATCTTCCAcctttttgaacaaaatataagTAATCTCAAGAATGGGGAAGAAAAATTTGATTCATTTTTAGATTTGACTTCAGaacagagaaaaaaattatat AGACATGATTACATGGGTAGTCATGGCAATATGACAACACATGGAAATACAACATCTAGACATACCAGATCAGCTATGACAAACTCTGAAATTATGAAGACATGTCTCATATATCTGGTAGCTGATCACACATTTTACCAGGATGTGGCTGGTAGTAATTCTGCAGCTGCACTTTCTGAAATGGCATACATCATTCAGGAAGCTGACAGTGTGTACAGAGCCACAGATTTCAATGGAGATGGCAAGG GTGACAACATAGGGTTCTCCATTGCTGGTGTTACTATTTTTACACATGCCACAAGCAAATACTACAAACTATCTGATATAAGAATGCCAACAGAAGATATTCTCAACAAGTTCTCAGAGTATAACTTTAATGGATATTGCTTAGGAATCTTATTTACAAACCGTGATTTTTCTGGTGGTGTTCTTGGTCTTGCCTGGATTGGTTACTCCACCTGGAGTGGACCTGCTGGAG GTATTTGTCAACCCCGAGTTTTAGTGACGAGTGACTACAAACGAAGGAGTATGAACACAGTTGTTGTCACTCTAAGGAACTATGGTGGTAGAATACCACAAAGAGTAACTGCTGTCAGTGTCATGCATGAAATAGGACACAGTTTTGGTGCTCAG CATGATCCCTTCACTCCAGAATGTTCACCAGGTGGTGTTTATGGCAATTatttaatgtattcatttgcCACAGAAGGAAATAAACCAAATAACAGAGTATTTTCAGAATGTTCTAAAGCAAGAATTTCACCTGTCATTATGGTAAAAGGAAGAAGATGTTTACAAG TGTATGAGGGGCCTCAGTGTGGTAACAGAGTTGTTGAAGATGGTGAAGAATGTGACTGTGGTACAGCTGTAGAATGTTTTTTCACCGATAGTTGTTGTACTCCTAAGGGTGGTCAAGCTAACAGTGTAGAATGTACACCCAAAGCAGGGGCACAATGCAG CCCCAAGCAATCAGTGTGTTGCAGTGATGATTGCAATGTGATACCAAGTGATGTAAATTATCAATGTAAACCAAGAACAGAATGCACAGAGCCATCCTACTGTAA TGGTATAGATGGCTCCTGTCCAGTTGAAAGTCTTCATCCCAATGGTAGTGTATGTGATGATAACTATGGTCGTTGTTTCAATGGTGAATGCACACTTACTccatgttatgatttaggattaGATGATTGCCAGTGTCACTATAATCTCAGCATCTTCTGTCATCTTTGTTGTCAG GTAAATGACTCCTGTGTGTCGGCAGAATCTCTAGGTCTTGTAGGAATTGATGGCAATCTCCTCAAAAGGCCTGCAGGACACGCCTGTGCCAATTTTACAG GTTACTGTACCAGTGATGGAGTGTGTGCAAGTGTAGACAGTGAGGGAGCACTTACCAGGCTTAGTAACTTATTTGCAATGAATAGTGCGGATGGTGCCACAGAGTGGCTACAAAACAACTG GTACTATGTGTTGGTGGGCTTAATAGCTGTAATTTTGGTAGCCTTTGCCTCCATCGTTACATACAGGAAAGGTAGGTCTGATAGATCTATGGCTTATGCAACAGGAAGAATGACTGCTATTGTTAGGGATGCAGAAACAAGACTGGATGATATCAATAGACGGATTGAAGTGAGTCATGAGAATGAGACAAGAGAGGAAATTGAGGAGGCAAAAAAGGAATTTGACGGTAAAGTTGATGTTG tTACAGCAGTTGGTCGTTTGTCGGCTTTCTTTCCAACAGCAAGTAGGAACATTCTAATGGAGACTGTGAATGTGAGTGTTTCAGAAGAAGATGCAGTTAAAACAATGATCATTAGAGGTTATCCAATCAAAAGAAGTGACATTAAAACTTGA